One genomic region from Pseudoduganella dura encodes:
- a CDS encoding histidine phosphatase family protein — translation MTERIGESMTEQAGTELLLIRHGETAWNAVRRLQGHLDIGLNDAGRRQAAALARALAAEPLAAIVASDLQRAMHTAEAVASFHHVPFHTDRELRERGYGVFEGLLYTEIEERYPDHFAAWQGRHVDSVMPHGERHAESFRHFYERCIAAIGRWAGQYPGRKLAIVAHGGVLECAYRAAREMTLDSPRDFQVRNASINRFTFAGGKLALTQWGEVDHLAQALDDIV, via the coding sequence ATGACTGAGCGGATCGGGGAAAGCATGACGGAACAGGCGGGTACGGAGCTGTTATTGATCCGTCATGGCGAAACGGCATGGAATGCCGTGCGCCGGCTGCAGGGCCACCTCGACATCGGCCTGAACGATGCGGGCCGGCGCCAGGCGGCCGCGCTGGCACGGGCGCTGGCCGCGGAACCGCTGGCGGCCATCGTCGCTTCCGACCTGCAGCGGGCCATGCATACGGCCGAGGCCGTGGCGTCGTTCCACCATGTGCCGTTCCATACCGACCGTGAACTGCGCGAGCGCGGCTACGGCGTGTTCGAAGGCCTCTTGTATACAGAGATCGAGGAGCGCTATCCCGACCACTTCGCTGCCTGGCAGGGGCGGCACGTGGATTCGGTGATGCCGCACGGCGAACGCCATGCCGAAAGCTTCCGCCATTTCTACGAGCGCTGCATCGCGGCCATTGGCCGCTGGGCCGGACAATATCCCGGCCGCAAGCTGGCGATCGTCGCCCACGGCGGCGTGCTCGAATGCGCTTACCGGGCCGCCCGTGAAATGACGCTGGACAGCCCGCGCGACTTCCAGGTGCGCAACGCCAGCATCAACCGCTTTACCTTTGCCGGCGGCAAGCTCGCGCTGACGCAGTGGGGCGAGGTCGACCACCTGGCCCAGGCGCTGGACGACATCGTCTGA
- a CDS encoding YbhB/YbcL family Raf kinase inhibitor-like protein, which produces MKLWSDSFKNGAAIPAQFAFAEPDPATHVRLAGNRNPHLAWDDIPPGTASLVLLCIDGDAPTVGTDVNQAAKTLPADLPRGDFYHWALVDIPPTVRSLPAGSHAEGVTPRGKPGPAIADTGVRMRHGLNDYTGWFDGDPDMSGRYFGYDGPCPPWNDERVHHYIFRLYAIDVPQLPVEGDFTAQQALAALHGHILDEAQIIGTYTLKRA; this is translated from the coding sequence ATGAAGCTGTGGAGCGATTCATTCAAGAACGGCGCGGCGATTCCTGCTCAATTCGCGTTCGCGGAACCCGACCCGGCAACGCACGTGCGGCTGGCCGGCAATCGCAACCCGCACCTGGCGTGGGACGACATCCCGCCCGGCACCGCCTCGCTGGTGCTGCTGTGCATCGACGGCGACGCGCCCACCGTGGGCACGGACGTCAATCAGGCCGCCAAGACGCTGCCTGCAGACCTGCCGCGGGGCGATTTCTATCACTGGGCGCTGGTGGACATTCCGCCAACCGTGCGCAGCCTGCCCGCCGGTTCGCATGCCGAGGGCGTGACGCCGCGCGGCAAGCCGGGGCCCGCGATTGCCGATACCGGCGTGCGGATGCGCCATGGCCTGAACGACTATACGGGCTGGTTCGACGGCGATCCGGACATGAGCGGCCGTTATTTCGGCTACGACGGCCCGTGCCCGCCATGGAACGACGAGCGGGTGCACCACTATATTTTCCGCCTGTATGCGATCGACGTGCCGCAACTGCCGGTCGAAGGCGACTTCACGGCACAGCAGGCGCTGGCGGCGCTGCACGGCCACATCCTGGACGAGGCGCAGATCATAGGCACCTATACATTGAAACGCGCATGA
- the dtd gene encoding D-aminoacyl-tRNA deacylase has translation MIGLLQRVMAAQVVVDGAVVGAIDGGLMVLVCAEKGDTERDADALLAKLLSYRVFSDDAGKMNRSVADVAGGLLLVPQFTLAADTRSGTRPSFSPAAAPADGKRLFDHFVQQARGRHAVVETGRFGADMKVTLTNDGPVTFWLQTGPSNQ, from the coding sequence ATGATCGGTTTATTGCAGAGGGTGATGGCGGCCCAGGTCGTCGTCGACGGCGCCGTGGTCGGCGCGATCGATGGCGGCCTGATGGTGCTGGTGTGCGCGGAGAAGGGCGATACCGAGCGGGACGCCGATGCGCTGCTGGCCAAGCTGCTGTCGTACCGGGTCTTTTCGGACGATGCCGGCAAGATGAACCGCAGCGTCGCCGACGTGGCCGGCGGCCTGCTGCTGGTGCCCCAGTTCACGCTGGCGGCCGATACCCGTTCCGGCACCCGCCCGTCGTTCTCGCCGGCTGCCGCGCCGGCCGATGGCAAGCGCCTGTTCGACCATTTCGTGCAGCAGGCCCGGGGGCGGCATGCCGTCGTCGAGACCGGCCGGTTCGGCGCGGACATGAAAGTCACGCTCACCAACGACGGCCCGGTAACCTTCTGGCTCCAGACAGGTCCAAGTAATCAATAA
- the tyrS gene encoding tyrosine--tRNA ligase, which produces MDTNSPAQNIAAAAATAVLPTKLPANLPISDTVQEALAIAKRGVDELLIESEFAQKLARSEQTGVPLRIKLGLDPTAPDLHLGHTVVLNKMRQLQNLGHQVIFLIGDFTSMIGDPSGRNVTRPPLTREQIELNAQTYFKQASLVLDPAKTEIRYNSEWCDQLGARGMIQLASRYTVARMMERDDFAKRFKNGTPISVHEFLYPLMQGYDSVALKSDLELGGTDQKFNLLVGRELQKDWGQEPQCILTMPLLEGLDGVEKMSKSKNNYIGITEPANTMFAKVMSISDTMMWRYYELLSWRSLDEVGALKKAIEGGANPRDAKVAIAQEIVERFHSRQAAEDALADFVNRSKGGIPDDIAEIAVTGAPLGLAQLLKQTGLCASTSEAMRMIDQGGVRIDGTVISDKALKADAGTFVLQVGKRKFARVTLSA; this is translated from the coding sequence ATGGATACAAATTCCCCAGCGCAAAACATTGCCGCTGCTGCTGCGACCGCCGTGCTGCCCACCAAATTACCGGCGAATCTGCCGATAAGCGACACCGTACAAGAAGCTCTGGCGATCGCCAAGAGGGGTGTCGACGAACTGCTGATCGAAAGTGAATTCGCTCAGAAACTTGCGCGTTCCGAACAGACCGGCGTGCCGCTGCGCATCAAACTGGGCCTGGACCCGACCGCACCCGACTTGCACCTTGGCCACACCGTGGTGCTGAACAAGATGCGCCAGCTGCAAAACCTGGGTCACCAGGTGATCTTCCTGATCGGCGACTTCACGTCGATGATCGGCGATCCTTCCGGCCGCAACGTCACGCGCCCGCCACTGACGCGCGAACAGATCGAACTCAACGCGCAGACGTACTTCAAGCAGGCATCGCTCGTGCTCGACCCGGCGAAGACGGAAATCCGCTACAACTCCGAATGGTGCGACCAGCTCGGCGCGCGCGGCATGATCCAGCTCGCTTCCCGCTACACCGTGGCGCGGATGATGGAACGGGACGATTTCGCCAAGCGCTTCAAGAATGGGACACCGATCTCGGTGCACGAGTTCCTGTACCCACTGATGCAGGGCTACGATTCGGTGGCGCTGAAGAGCGACCTGGAGCTGGGCGGCACCGACCAGAAGTTCAATCTGCTGGTCGGGCGCGAGCTGCAGAAGGATTGGGGCCAGGAGCCGCAGTGCATCCTGACGATGCCGCTGCTCGAAGGCCTCGACGGCGTCGAGAAGATGTCGAAGTCGAAGAACAACTACATCGGCATCACCGAGCCGGCCAATACGATGTTCGCGAAAGTGATGAGCATCTCGGACACGATGATGTGGCGCTACTACGAGCTGCTGTCGTGGCGCTCGCTGGACGAGGTGGGCGCCTTGAAGAAGGCCATCGAAGGCGGCGCCAACCCGCGCGACGCGAAAGTGGCGATCGCCCAGGAAATCGTCGAGCGCTTCCATTCGCGCCAGGCGGCCGAGGATGCGCTGGCCGATTTCGTCAACCGCTCGAAGGGCGGCATTCCGGACGATATCGCCGAGATCGCCGTCACCGGCGCGCCGCTGGGCCTGGCGCAACTGCTCAAGCAGACCGGCCTGTGCGCATCGACATCCGAAGCGATGCGGATGATCGACCAGGGCGGCGTGCGCATCGACGGCACCGTCATCAGCGACAAGGCGCTGAAGGCCGACGCCGGTACCTTCGTGCTGCAGGTGGGCAAGCGCAAGTTCGCGCGCGTCACGCTGTCGGCATGA
- a CDS encoding M23 family metallopeptidase, with product MNPIHKFTSSRLYHLLGSTRKARIVSASAVALALCAFGAAGVAPLAPDAGDLPVTTVTQDLASPNLTSQIDALEAQDGTEKYMREERIRAGDTLATLLHRLGVDDTAAETFIKKDKTAKAIMQLRSGKRVLAQTDDNGSLLWLRASVVDAQDVPVKNISVARKGEGFVAAETPVKLERRVEMHAREIRTTLFAATDSDADGARLPDSVVRQILEMFSTNIDFRSDVKRGDRFNVVYETFWQDGEFVKAGRILAGEFTNRGVTHQSVWFEDPTTKAGGGYYSFDGKALKKAFLKSPLEFSRISSGFSMRVHPISGNWKAHKGIDFAAPTGTPIRAAGDGVVDFAGTQNGYGNVVVLKHWNNYSTAYAHMSRFASGLKKGQKVSQGDLIGYVGSTGWSTGAHLHYEFRVGGESKDPTKLNVIAQAPLTAAELARFKTVSGEIAHRFALLRPQGSAPTDTLAQK from the coding sequence ATGAACCCTATACATAAGTTCACAAGCTCGCGCTTGTATCATCTGCTAGGTTCGACCCGCAAGGCCCGCATCGTCAGCGCGTCCGCGGTGGCTCTCGCCCTGTGCGCCTTCGGCGCCGCCGGTGTTGCGCCGCTTGCTCCGGATGCCGGCGACCTGCCGGTGACCACGGTCACGCAAGATCTTGCCTCCCCGAACCTCACTTCCCAGATCGACGCGCTCGAAGCACAGGACGGCACGGAAAAATACATGCGCGAAGAGCGCATCCGTGCCGGCGACACGCTTGCCACGTTGCTGCATCGCCTGGGCGTCGACGACACCGCCGCGGAAACCTTCATCAAGAAGGACAAGACCGCCAAGGCCATCATGCAGCTGCGCAGCGGCAAGCGCGTGCTCGCGCAGACCGACGACAACGGCAGCCTGCTGTGGCTGCGCGCCAGCGTCGTCGATGCGCAGGACGTGCCGGTCAAGAATATTTCGGTAGCACGCAAGGGTGAAGGCTTCGTGGCGGCGGAAACGCCCGTGAAGCTGGAGCGCCGTGTCGAAATGCATGCGCGTGAAATCAGGACGACGCTGTTTGCGGCCACCGATTCCGATGCGGATGGCGCGCGCCTGCCGGATTCGGTGGTGCGCCAGATCCTGGAAATGTTCTCGACCAACATCGACTTCCGCTCCGACGTGAAGCGCGGCGACCGGTTCAACGTGGTGTACGAGACGTTCTGGCAGGATGGCGAGTTCGTCAAGGCGGGCCGCATCCTGGCCGGCGAATTCACGAACCGCGGCGTGACGCACCAGTCCGTATGGTTCGAAGATCCGACCACCAAGGCCGGCGGCGGCTACTACAGTTTCGACGGCAAGGCGCTGAAAAAGGCCTTCCTGAAATCGCCGCTGGAGTTTTCCCGCATTTCGTCCGGCTTCTCGATGCGCGTGCACCCGATTTCCGGCAATTGGAAGGCGCACAAGGGTATCGACTTCGCAGCCCCGACCGGCACGCCGATCCGCGCGGCGGGCGATGGCGTGGTGGATTTCGCCGGCACGCAGAACGGCTACGGCAATGTGGTCGTGCTGAAGCACTGGAACAATTACAGCACTGCGTATGCGCACATGAGCCGCTTTGCTTCGGGCCTGAAGAAAGGCCAGAAAGTCAGCCAGGGCGACCTGATCGGCTACGTGGGCTCGACCGGCTGGTCGACCGGCGCGCACTTGCATTATGAGTTCCGCGTCGGCGGCGAATCCAAGGACCCGACCAAGCTGAACGTGATCGCGCAGGCACCGCTGACCGCCGCCGAACTGGCGCGCTTCAAGACTGTTTCCGGCGAAATCGCTCACCGCTTCGCCCTGCTGCGTCCACAAGGCTCGGCCCCGACCGATACGCTGGCGCAGAAATAA
- a CDS encoding anhydro-N-acetylmuramic acid kinase produces the protein MSLFIGLMSGTSLDGVDGVLVEFAAGAVRTKGAHHVPYPAALLDELRALQTASDNELEREALAGNGIAQVYAQCVAALLKRSGVQAADVRAIGAHGQTIRHRPELGFTRQTINGALLAELTGIDAIVDFRSRDVAAGGQGAPLVPAAHLALFGEPGKTRVLANIGGIGNISVLRADGHVTGFDTGPGNVLIDEWTRLHRGEAYDADGAWAASGTVLPDLLAALLAEPYFALPPPKSTGRDLFHLDWLRTRLGGFAGAAPADVAATLTRLTAVSLVQGIRAHAPDTDALHVCGGGAFNGTLLRMLADELAQQSGAHVSVQTTAALGVDPSHVEALCWAWLAWRFDERKPGNLASVTGACGERILGALYPR, from the coding sequence ATGAGCTTGTTTATTGGCCTGATGTCGGGCACCAGCCTCGATGGCGTCGACGGCGTGCTGGTCGAATTCGCGGCAGGCGCCGTACGCACGAAGGGTGCGCATCACGTGCCCTACCCGGCTGCCTTGCTGGACGAGCTGCGCGCGTTGCAGACCGCCAGCGACAACGAACTGGAACGCGAAGCGCTGGCCGGCAACGGCATCGCGCAGGTCTATGCGCAGTGCGTGGCCGCGCTGCTGAAGCGGTCCGGCGTGCAGGCGGCGGACGTGCGGGCGATCGGGGCCCATGGGCAGACCATCCGGCACCGCCCCGAACTGGGCTTTACGCGGCAAACGATCAATGGCGCCCTGCTGGCCGAACTGACCGGCATCGATGCGATCGTCGACTTCCGTTCGCGCGACGTGGCGGCCGGCGGCCAGGGTGCGCCGCTGGTGCCGGCGGCGCACCTGGCGCTGTTCGGCGAGCCGGGCAAGACGCGGGTGCTGGCCAACATCGGCGGCATCGGCAATATCAGCGTGCTGCGGGCCGATGGTCACGTGACGGGCTTCGATACCGGCCCCGGCAACGTGCTGATCGATGAGTGGACCCGCCTGCACCGGGGCGAGGCTTATGATGCCGACGGCGCCTGGGCCGCCTCCGGCACGGTGCTGCCGGACCTGCTTGCGGCGCTGCTGGCCGAACCCTACTTCGCTCTGCCTCCGCCGAAAAGCACGGGCCGCGACCTGTTCCACCTGGACTGGCTGCGTACGCGCCTGGGCGGTTTCGCCGGTGCCGCCCCGGCCGACGTGGCGGCCACGCTGACGCGCCTGACGGCCGTATCGCTCGTTCAGGGCATCCGCGCTCATGCGCCGGATACGGACGCGTTGCATGTCTGCGGTGGCGGCGCTTTCAACGGGACGCTGCTGCGCATGCTGGCCGACGAACTGGCACAACAGTCGGGGGCGCATGTCAGCGTGCAAACCACCGCGGCGCTCGGCGTCGATCCTTCGCACGTCGAGGCATTGTGCTGGGCATGGCTGGCATGGCGCTTCGATGAACGCAAGCCGGGCAACCTGGCCTCGGTCACCGGGGCATGTGGCGAGCGCATCCTGGGCGCGCTCTACCCTCGATAA
- a CDS encoding DUF2061 domain-containing protein, whose translation MIIAAKKVSQVATHMGIAFSLMYMVTGSVAFGGLAAIIEPIINVALLPLHEGFWHRVRSRSMRNATTLLAAEKVSQTLFHFLVAVAVMYWATGSLVLGGLVAVLEPVLNVIALPYHDRAWARLEERLAANARLAAAA comes from the coding sequence ATGATCATCGCAGCGAAAAAAGTCAGCCAGGTCGCCACCCACATGGGCATCGCGTTCAGCCTGATGTACATGGTGACCGGCTCGGTGGCATTCGGCGGCCTGGCGGCGATTATCGAGCCGATCATCAATGTGGCGCTGTTGCCGTTGCATGAGGGATTCTGGCATCGCGTACGGTCGCGCTCGATGCGCAATGCCACCACCCTGCTGGCGGCGGAAAAAGTCAGCCAGACATTGTTCCACTTCCTCGTCGCCGTCGCGGTGATGTACTGGGCGACCGGCTCGCTGGTCCTCGGCGGGCTGGTTGCCGTGCTCGAGCCGGTCCTGAACGTGATCGCGCTGCCGTACCATGATCGCGCATGGGCGCGCCTCGAGGAGCGCCTGGCGGCCAATGCCCGCCTCGCAGCGGCCGCATGA
- the erpA gene encoding iron-sulfur cluster insertion protein ErpA, with protein sequence MNAVAEAQDVIPAPIIFTDSAADKVAQLIEEEGNPDLKLRVFVQGGGCSGFQYGFTFDEIVNEDDTTMVKNGVQLLIDSMSYQYLVGAEIDYKDDLEGAQFVIKNPSATSTCGCGSSFSV encoded by the coding sequence ATGAATGCAGTAGCCGAAGCGCAAGACGTGATCCCCGCGCCGATCATCTTCACCGACAGCGCGGCCGACAAAGTGGCTCAGCTGATCGAGGAAGAAGGCAATCCCGACCTGAAACTGCGCGTATTCGTGCAGGGTGGTGGCTGCTCCGGATTCCAGTACGGTTTCACGTTCGATGAAATCGTCAACGAAGACGACACCACGATGGTCAAGAACGGCGTGCAGTTGTTGATCGACTCGATGAGCTACCAGTACCTGGTTGGCGCCGAGATCGATTACAAGGACGACCTGGAAGGCGCGCAATTCGTCATCAAGAATCCGTCGGCCACGTCGACCTGCGGCTGCGGTTCGTCGTTCTCCGTTTAA
- the argC gene encoding N-acetyl-gamma-glutamyl-phosphate reductase encodes MIKVGIVGGTGYTGVELLRLLAVHPEVQLTAITSRKEDGLPVADMYPSLRGRVNLAFSAPDKVDLTQCDVVFFATPHGVAMAQAPELLAKGVKVIDLAADFRIKDRAVFEKTYKIDHTAPELLEQAVYGLVELNREEIKGANLIANPGCYPNTMQIGFAPLLKAGVIDAGNLIADCKSGVSGAGRKAEIGILFSESSDNFKAYGVSGHRHTPETTAQLQRLTAEKVSLVFTPHLVPMIRGMHSTLYGKLTRDITNEELQKLFEDAYAGEQFVDVMPFGSHPETRTTKGSNVLRLAVHRPDNGNTVIVLVVQDNLVKGASGQAVQCMNLMFGLEESLGLNTIALLP; translated from the coding sequence ATGATCAAAGTTGGCATCGTCGGCGGCACCGGTTACACCGGCGTGGAACTGCTGCGATTGTTGGCAGTCCATCCTGAGGTGCAGCTGACGGCAATCACGTCGCGCAAGGAAGATGGCCTGCCCGTGGCCGACATGTATCCGTCGCTGCGCGGCCGCGTGAACCTGGCGTTTTCCGCGCCGGACAAGGTGGACCTGACGCAGTGCGACGTCGTGTTCTTCGCCACCCCGCACGGCGTGGCGATGGCGCAGGCACCGGAGCTGCTGGCCAAGGGCGTCAAGGTGATCGACCTGGCGGCGGATTTCCGCATCAAGGACCGTGCCGTGTTCGAGAAGACCTACAAGATCGACCATACCGCGCCGGAACTGCTGGAACAGGCCGTGTATGGCCTGGTGGAGCTGAACCGCGAAGAGATCAAGGGCGCGAACCTGATCGCCAACCCGGGCTGCTATCCGAACACGATGCAGATCGGCTTTGCGCCGCTGCTCAAGGCCGGCGTGATCGATGCGGGCAACCTGATCGCCGACTGCAAGTCCGGCGTGTCCGGTGCCGGCCGCAAGGCCGAGATCGGTATCCTGTTCTCCGAGTCGAGCGACAATTTCAAGGCTTATGGCGTGTCCGGCCACCGCCACACCCCGGAAACCACCGCCCAGCTACAGCGCCTGACCGCCGAGAAGGTATCGCTGGTGTTCACGCCGCACCTGGTGCCGATGATTCGCGGCATGCATTCCACGCTGTACGGCAAGCTGACGAGGGACATCACCAACGAAGAGCTGCAGAAGCTGTTCGAAGACGCGTATGCCGGCGAGCAGTTCGTCGACGTGATGCCGTTCGGCTCGCACCCGGAAACCCGCACCACCAAGGGTTCCAATGTGCTGCGCCTTGCCGTGCATCGCCCGGACAACGGCAACACCGTGATCGTGCTGGTGGTCCAGGATAACCTGGTAAAAGGCGCCTCCGGCCAGGCCGTGCAGTGCATGAACCTGATGTTCGGGCTGGAAGAAAGCCTGGGCCTGAACACGATTGCGCTGCTTCCTTGA
- the rpsI gene encoding 30S ribosomal protein S9 has product MIGNYNYGTGRRKSAVARVFIKVGTGQIIVNGKPASEYFSRETGLMVIRQPLELTGNVERFDIKVNVHGGGESGQAGAVRHGITRALIDYDAALKPDLAKAGFVTRDAREVERKKVGLRKARRAKQFSKR; this is encoded by the coding sequence ATGATCGGTAACTACAACTACGGCACCGGCCGTCGCAAGAGTGCAGTTGCTCGCGTGTTCATCAAGGTCGGCACCGGCCAGATCATCGTGAACGGCAAGCCTGCTTCCGAGTACTTCTCCCGCGAAACCGGCCTGATGGTGATCCGTCAGCCGCTGGAACTGACCGGCAACGTCGAGCGTTTCGACATCAAGGTCAACGTGCATGGCGGCGGCGAGTCCGGCCAGGCAGGTGCAGTGCGCCACGGTATCACCCGTGCACTGATCGACTACGATGCAGCCCTGAAGCCGGATCTGGCCAAAGCAGGCTTCGTCACCCGTGACGCGCGTGAAGTCGAGCGTAAAAAAGTCGGCCTGCGCAAAGCACGTCGCGCAAAGCAGTTCTCGAAGCGTTAA
- the rplM gene encoding 50S ribosomal protein L13 produces the protein MKTFSAKGHEVQRDWFVIDATDKVLGRVASEVARRLRGKHKPEFTPHVDTGDFIVVINAGKLRVTGTKATEKTYYRHSGYPGGIYETNFLKMQQRFPGRALEKAVKGMLPKGPLGYAMIKKLKVYAEGSHPHAAQQPKALEF, from the coding sequence ATGAAAACTTTTTCCGCTAAGGGCCATGAAGTCCAGCGCGACTGGTTCGTGATTGACGCGACGGACAAAGTCCTCGGCCGTGTTGCCAGCGAAGTGGCACGCCGACTGCGCGGCAAGCACAAGCCAGAATTTACCCCTCACGTCGACACCGGCGATTTCATCGTCGTCATCAATGCAGGCAAACTGCGCGTGACCGGCACCAAGGCCACCGAGAAGACGTACTACCGTCACTCCGGCTACCCGGGCGGTATCTATGAAACGAACTTCTTGAAAATGCAACAGCGTTTCCCGGGCCGTGCCCTGGAAAAAGCCGTCAAAGGCATGCTGCCGAAGGGCCCGCTGGGCTACGCAATGATCAAGAAGCTGAAAGTGTACGCCGAAGGTTCGCACCCGCACGCTGCTCAGCAACCAAAAGCACTCGAATTCTAA
- a CDS encoding alpha/beta fold hydrolase, with protein MRFRFVPALPLLLAAQLLPFATPAKAAPQAGRTCHLPGAQEALRCLTVQVPLDYGKPGKTISIHATVAPAWREAARPDPLFVLAGGPGQAGSDILPIVQAAMRRVRATRDIVLIDQRGTGLSGKLDCKSPPEIDTMTEEQLDADAQRCIESLAARQGTGYGHYTTDAAARDIERVRLALGYGQVNLWGGSYGTRLAQHYTRLYPSAVRALVLDGVAAPDQVIPAGGRDAQAALETTFRQCEKEAACARAFPALRDEFKALASKLGKGPVTLDMADPRTAAVRPVTISLRRFIATVHRVLYAQADARALPFLIHSAYRGRWEPFVARSNRDSDFSADGAMAGPLYLAVVCAEDFPRLSPQLVAEDTRDSFLGAPQVTQLAKLCPIVGVKPVAYAAPARIDAPALLLSGAQDPVTPPRRAEAAARLMKSAQHLVVKNGGHIVSPLGCVPRLMREFLDRPDARVDAACLEEIPAPTFQLNSAGPQP; from the coding sequence GTGAGATTCCGCTTCGTCCCCGCCCTGCCCCTGCTGCTTGCCGCGCAACTGCTGCCGTTCGCCACGCCGGCAAAGGCGGCGCCCCAGGCAGGCCGCACTTGCCACCTGCCTGGCGCCCAGGAGGCGCTGCGTTGCCTGACCGTGCAGGTACCGCTCGATTACGGCAAGCCCGGCAAGACGATATCGATCCACGCCACCGTGGCACCCGCCTGGCGCGAAGCGGCACGCCCCGACCCGCTGTTCGTGCTGGCCGGGGGCCCCGGCCAGGCCGGCAGCGATATCCTGCCCATCGTGCAGGCCGCGATGCGCCGCGTGCGCGCCACCCGCGACATCGTGCTGATCGACCAGCGCGGCACGGGCCTGTCGGGCAAGCTCGATTGCAAGAGCCCGCCCGAGATCGACACGATGACGGAAGAACAGCTCGATGCGGATGCACAGCGCTGCATCGAATCGCTCGCTGCGCGGCAAGGCACCGGCTACGGCCATTACACGACGGACGCGGCGGCCCGCGACATCGAGCGGGTGCGCCTGGCGCTTGGCTACGGCCAGGTCAACCTGTGGGGCGGCTCGTACGGCACCCGCCTCGCGCAGCATTACACGCGCCTGTATCCGTCGGCCGTGCGTGCGCTGGTGCTCGACGGCGTGGCCGCGCCGGACCAGGTGATTCCCGCCGGCGGCCGCGATGCGCAGGCCGCGCTGGAAACCACGTTCCGCCAGTGTGAAAAAGAGGCAGCCTGCGCGCGCGCGTTTCCCGCGCTGCGCGACGAATTCAAGGCGCTGGCCAGCAAGCTCGGCAAAGGCCCTGTCACGCTCGACATGGCCGACCCGCGCACGGCGGCGGTGCGGCCCGTGACGATCAGCCTGCGCCGATTCATCGCCACCGTGCACCGCGTGCTGTATGCGCAGGCCGATGCGCGCGCGCTGCCGTTCCTGATCCACAGCGCGTACCGCGGCCGCTGGGAGCCGTTCGTCGCCCGCAGCAACCGCGACAGCGACTTCTCGGCCGATGGCGCGATGGCGGGCCCGCTCTACCTCGCCGTGGTCTGCGCCGAGGATTTCCCGCGGCTGTCGCCGCAGCTGGTGGCCGAGGATACGCGCGACTCGTTCCTCGGCGCGCCGCAGGTGACGCAACTGGCGAAACTGTGCCCGATCGTCGGCGTCAAGCCGGTGGCCTACGCCGCGCCGGCCCGCATCGATGCGCCGGCGCTGCTGCTTTCCGGCGCGCAGGATCCGGTCACGCCGCCGCGCCGCGCGGAGGCGGCGGCAAGATTGATGAAATCCGCGCAGCACCTGGTGGTAAAGAACGGCGGCCACATCGTCTCGCCGCTGGGCTGCGTGCCGCGCCTGATGCGCGAGTTCCTCGACCGGCCCGACGCGCGTGTCGATGCCGCCTGCCTGGAAGAGATCCCCGCGCCCACGTTCCAGCTGAACAGCGCCGGCCCGCAACCCTGA
- a CDS encoding ABC transporter ATP-binding protein: MIEVHDVTKHFGKVQALAGASFTARDGQVTALLGPNGAGKTTLLRLLVGLLRRDRGTILIDGIDPGIDPLSARRNIGFLTDQFGLYDKLSTREYLRYFGELNGMDRRAIDSRIDEVTALLSLEDILERRSKGFSQGQRIKVALARTLLHRPRNLLLDEPSRGLDVMSTRALRRALAALRADGCCVIMATHVMQEVTNSCDDVIVIAGGVTVAQGTPQSLCERTGIASLEDAFVKLVGTDEGISA; this comes from the coding sequence ATGATAGAAGTCCACGACGTCACGAAACATTTCGGCAAGGTGCAGGCGCTCGCGGGCGCCAGCTTCACGGCGCGCGACGGCCAGGTGACCGCGCTGCTCGGCCCCAATGGCGCCGGCAAGACCACGCTGCTGCGCCTGCTCGTCGGCCTGCTGCGGCGCGACCGCGGCACGATCCTCATCGACGGCATCGATCCCGGCATCGATCCGCTGTCGGCGCGCCGCAACATCGGCTTCCTGACCGACCAGTTCGGGCTGTACGACAAATTGTCCACGCGCGAATACCTGCGCTATTTCGGCGAACTGAACGGCATGGACCGCCGCGCCATCGACAGCAGGATCGACGAGGTGACGGCGCTGCTGTCGCTGGAAGACATCCTGGAGCGCCGGTCGAAGGGCTTCTCGCAGGGCCAGCGCATCAAGGTGGCGCTGGCGCGCACGCTGCTGCACCGCCCGCGCAACCTGCTGCTCGACGAACCGAGCCGGGGCCTGGACGTGATGAGCACGCGTGCCCTGCGGCGCGCGCTGGCGGCGCTGCGGGCGGATGGCTGCTGCGTGATCATGGCCACGCACGTGATGCAGGAAGTGACCAATTCGTGCGATGACGTGATCGTGATCGCCGGCGGCGTCACGGTGGCGCAGGGCACGCCGCAATCGCTGTGCGAGCGCACCGGCATCGCCAGCCTGGAAGACGCGTTCGTGAAGCTGGTCGGCACCGACGAAGGAATCTCCGCATGA